From the genome of Chroicocephalus ridibundus chromosome 1, bChrRid1.1, whole genome shotgun sequence, one region includes:
- the NFKBIZ gene encoding NF-kappa-B inhibitor zeta isoform X4 — MIVESSRDAAPDGVDGGGGGGGGALSSPINLAYFYGASPHSSEGSCSPAHSAPGSPGSDSDLSVSSRGGGRRDPRGGARPALQVEQHMAGGKQHRGPFQGVRVKNSVKELLLHFRSSKQMSSGPAAEEGKAQGGLVNYEQYTELKSVLGHSGKRKAPELLSDGPSFKRQANIHPHLLTPPQTPTSMDNMEETHKNDPKHDSSSDLLQNIINIKNESSPVSLNTVQVSWLHTVPSHGSPGEQYQDSPGTQAFSPSQKYQAFPDHTSQHMLDPPQHYQFPPSQNQDLSQSYPSDASLDYRPFASSDQSPGYQQNTFENHELQYCPSQSFSSLLNDSEGSEGISAPLQPMTHPQADVGPHAPNFSLLSNNICGSLERSASLATLNVSLPDQNITRNTTQLGKSFFQWQVEQEENKLANISQDQFLAKDADGDTFLHIAVAQGRRALSYVLARKMAALHMLDIKEHNGQSAFQVAVAANQHLIVQDLVSLGAQVNTTDCWGRTPLHVCAEKGHAQVLQAIQKGAMGSNQYVDLEATNYDGLTALHCAVLAHNAVLHELQNSQPPHSPEVQELLLRNKSLVETIKTLIQMGASVEAKDRKSGRSALHLAAEEANLELIRLFLELPNCLSFVNAKAYNGNTALHVAASLQYRVSQLDAVRLLMRKGADPSARNLENEQPVHLVPDGLVGEQIRRILKGKAIQQRASPF, encoded by the exons ATGATCGTGGAGAGCAGCCGGGACGCGGCGCCCGATGGCGTcgacggcggcggcggtgggggcgGCGGCGCCCTCAGCAGCCCCATCAACCTCGCCTACTTCTACGGGGCCTCGCCCCACTCCAGCGAGGGCAGCTGCTCGCCGGCCCACTCCGCCCCGGGGTCGCCGGGCTCCGACTCGGACCTCTCGGTGAgcagccgcggcggcggccggagggacCCCCGGGGCGGTGCCCGCCCCGCGCTGCAAG TTGAACAGCACATGGCGGGGGGGAAGCAGCACAGAGGACCTTTCCAAGGGGTCCGCGTGAAGAACTCGGTGAAGGAGCTCCTGCTGCACTTCAGGAGCAGCAAGCAGATGTCCTCGGGCCCCGCCGCGGAGGAAGGCAAG GCACAAGGAGGATTGGTGAATTACGAGCAGTACACAG agctgaagagCGTACTAGGTCACAGTGGCAAAAGAAAGGCTCCCGAGCTCCTTTCTGATGGACCTTCTTTCAAACGGCAAGCTAATATTCACCCACACCTCCTG ACACCACCCCAGACCCCAACTTCTATGGATAACATGGAGGAGACGCATAAAAACGACCCAAAGCATGACAGCAGTTCTGACCTGCTTCAGAACATTATAAACATCAAGAATGAGTCAAGCCCCGTTTCTCTGAACACGGTGCAGGTTAGCTGGTTGCACACCGTCCCCAGTCACGGCTCGCCCGGAGAGCAGTACCAGGACAGCCCAGGAACACAGGCTTTCTCCCCATCCCAGAAGTACCAGGCGTTCCCAGATCACACCTCCCAGCACATGCTCGATCCACCGCAGCATTACCAGTTCCCTCCGTCGCAGAACCAGGATTTGTCACAGAGCTACCCTTCGGATGCCTCCCTGGACTACAGGCCATTTGCTTCCAGTGACCAGTCTCCTGGCTACCAGCAGAACACCTTTGAGAACCACGAGCTGCAGTACTGCCCATCACAGAGCTTCTCCTCCCTCTTGAATGACTCCGAAGGCTCAGAGGGcatctctgctcccctccagcccatGACCCACCCGCAGGCTGATGTTGGCCCCCATGCTCCGAACTTCAGCTTGCTTTCCAATAACATCTGTGGTAGTCTGGAGCGTAGTGCCTCTTTGGCGACTTTGAATGTCTCTCTGCCTGACCAAAACATCACCAGAAACACGACGCAGCTGGGCAAGTCGTTTTTTCAGTGgcaagtggagcaggaggaaaacaagctGGCGAACATCTCTCAAGACCAGTTCCTTGCAAAAGACGCGGATGGAGACAC cttccttcaCATTGCGGTTGCCCAGGGCCGACGAGCTCTCTCCTACGTCCTTGCGAGGAAGATGGCTGCCCTGCACATGCTGGATATTAAAGAGCACAACGGCCAG AGTGCTTTCCAGGTGGCTGTGGCTGCCAATCAGCATCTCATTGTGCAGGACCTGGTTAGCTTGGGGGCTCAAGTCAACACCACCGACTGCTGGGGCAGAACGCCGTTGCACGTTTGCGCTGAGAAGGGGCATGCCCAGGTCCTCCAG GCGATCCAAAAGGGAGCCATGGGAAGCAATCAGTATGTGGACCTCGAGGCAACAAACTATGATG GTTTGACGGCATTGCACTGTGCTGTTCTGGCCCATAATGCTGTGCTGCATGAGCTGCAAAACAGCCAGCCACCTCACTCCCCTGAggtccaggagctgctgctgagaaacAAGAGCCTGGTAGAAACCATCAAGACTCTAATACAAATGGGAGCATCTGTTGAAGCGAAA GATCGCAAAAGTGGTCGCTCAGCTTTACACTTGGCAGCAGAAGAAGCGAACTTAGAGCTCATTCGTCTCTTTTTGGAGCTGCCCAACTGCCTCTCTTTCGTTAACGCAAAG gcttacAATGGCAACACAGCACTCCACGTGGCTGCCAGCCTGCAGTATCGGGTGAGTCAGTTGGATGCTGTGCGCCTGCTAATGCGAAAGGGAGCTGATCCGAGTGCCAGAAACTTGGAGAATGAGCAGCCAGTTCATCTGGTTCCTGATGGCCTTGTAGGAGAAcag ATAAGACGTATCCTAAAAGGGAAGGCGATTCAGCAGAGAGCGTCGCCGTTTTAA
- the NFKBIZ gene encoding NF-kappa-B inhibitor zeta isoform X3, translating to MIVESSRDAAPDGVDGGGGGGGGALSSPINLAYFYGASPHSSEGSCSPAHSAPGSPGSDSDLSVSSRGGGRRDPRGGARPALQVEQHMAGGKQHRGPFQGVRVKNSVKELLLHFRSSKQMSSGPAAEEGKAQGGLVNYEQYTAELKSVLGHSGKRKAPELLSDGPSFKRQANIHPHLLTPPQTPTSMDNMEETHKNDPKHDSSSDLLQNIINIKNESSPVSLNTVQVSWLHTVPSHGSPGEQYQDSPGTQAFSPSQKYQAFPDHTSQHMLDPPQHYQFPPSQNQDLSQSYPSDASLDYRPFASSDQSPGYQQNTFENHELQYCPSQSFSSLLNDSEGSEGISAPLQPMTHPQADVGPHAPNFSLLSNNICGSLERSASLATLNVSLPDQNITRNTTQLGKSFFQWQVEQEENKLANISQDQFLAKDADGDTFLHIAVAQGRRALSYVLARKMAALHMLDIKEHNGQSAFQVAVAANQHLIVQDLVSLGAQVNTTDCWGRTPLHVCAEKGHAQVLQAIQKGAMGSNQYVDLEATNYDGLTALHCAVLAHNAVLHELQNSQPPHSPEVQELLLRNKSLVETIKTLIQMGASVEAKDRKSGRSALHLAAEEANLELIRLFLELPNCLSFVNAKAYNGNTALHVAASLQYRVSQLDAVRLLMRKGADPSARNLENEQPVHLVPDGLVGEQIRRILKGKAIQQRASPF from the exons ATGATCGTGGAGAGCAGCCGGGACGCGGCGCCCGATGGCGTcgacggcggcggcggtgggggcgGCGGCGCCCTCAGCAGCCCCATCAACCTCGCCTACTTCTACGGGGCCTCGCCCCACTCCAGCGAGGGCAGCTGCTCGCCGGCCCACTCCGCCCCGGGGTCGCCGGGCTCCGACTCGGACCTCTCGGTGAgcagccgcggcggcggccggagggacCCCCGGGGCGGTGCCCGCCCCGCGCTGCAAG TTGAACAGCACATGGCGGGGGGGAAGCAGCACAGAGGACCTTTCCAAGGGGTCCGCGTGAAGAACTCGGTGAAGGAGCTCCTGCTGCACTTCAGGAGCAGCAAGCAGATGTCCTCGGGCCCCGCCGCGGAGGAAGGCAAG GCACAAGGAGGATTGGTGAATTACGAGCAGTACACAG cagagctgaagagCGTACTAGGTCACAGTGGCAAAAGAAAGGCTCCCGAGCTCCTTTCTGATGGACCTTCTTTCAAACGGCAAGCTAATATTCACCCACACCTCCTG ACACCACCCCAGACCCCAACTTCTATGGATAACATGGAGGAGACGCATAAAAACGACCCAAAGCATGACAGCAGTTCTGACCTGCTTCAGAACATTATAAACATCAAGAATGAGTCAAGCCCCGTTTCTCTGAACACGGTGCAGGTTAGCTGGTTGCACACCGTCCCCAGTCACGGCTCGCCCGGAGAGCAGTACCAGGACAGCCCAGGAACACAGGCTTTCTCCCCATCCCAGAAGTACCAGGCGTTCCCAGATCACACCTCCCAGCACATGCTCGATCCACCGCAGCATTACCAGTTCCCTCCGTCGCAGAACCAGGATTTGTCACAGAGCTACCCTTCGGATGCCTCCCTGGACTACAGGCCATTTGCTTCCAGTGACCAGTCTCCTGGCTACCAGCAGAACACCTTTGAGAACCACGAGCTGCAGTACTGCCCATCACAGAGCTTCTCCTCCCTCTTGAATGACTCCGAAGGCTCAGAGGGcatctctgctcccctccagcccatGACCCACCCGCAGGCTGATGTTGGCCCCCATGCTCCGAACTTCAGCTTGCTTTCCAATAACATCTGTGGTAGTCTGGAGCGTAGTGCCTCTTTGGCGACTTTGAATGTCTCTCTGCCTGACCAAAACATCACCAGAAACACGACGCAGCTGGGCAAGTCGTTTTTTCAGTGgcaagtggagcaggaggaaaacaagctGGCGAACATCTCTCAAGACCAGTTCCTTGCAAAAGACGCGGATGGAGACAC cttccttcaCATTGCGGTTGCCCAGGGCCGACGAGCTCTCTCCTACGTCCTTGCGAGGAAGATGGCTGCCCTGCACATGCTGGATATTAAAGAGCACAACGGCCAG AGTGCTTTCCAGGTGGCTGTGGCTGCCAATCAGCATCTCATTGTGCAGGACCTGGTTAGCTTGGGGGCTCAAGTCAACACCACCGACTGCTGGGGCAGAACGCCGTTGCACGTTTGCGCTGAGAAGGGGCATGCCCAGGTCCTCCAG GCGATCCAAAAGGGAGCCATGGGAAGCAATCAGTATGTGGACCTCGAGGCAACAAACTATGATG GTTTGACGGCATTGCACTGTGCTGTTCTGGCCCATAATGCTGTGCTGCATGAGCTGCAAAACAGCCAGCCACCTCACTCCCCTGAggtccaggagctgctgctgagaaacAAGAGCCTGGTAGAAACCATCAAGACTCTAATACAAATGGGAGCATCTGTTGAAGCGAAA GATCGCAAAAGTGGTCGCTCAGCTTTACACTTGGCAGCAGAAGAAGCGAACTTAGAGCTCATTCGTCTCTTTTTGGAGCTGCCCAACTGCCTCTCTTTCGTTAACGCAAAG gcttacAATGGCAACACAGCACTCCACGTGGCTGCCAGCCTGCAGTATCGGGTGAGTCAGTTGGATGCTGTGCGCCTGCTAATGCGAAAGGGAGCTGATCCGAGTGCCAGAAACTTGGAGAATGAGCAGCCAGTTCATCTGGTTCCTGATGGCCTTGTAGGAGAAcag ATAAGACGTATCCTAAAAGGGAAGGCGATTCAGCAGAGAGCGTCGCCGTTTTAA
- the NFKBIZ gene encoding NF-kappa-B inhibitor zeta isoform X1, with protein sequence MIVESSRDAAPDGVDGGGGGGGGALSSPINLAYFYGASPHSSEGSCSPAHSAPGSPGSDSDLSVSSRGGGRRDPRGGARPALQVEQHMAGGKQHRGPFQGVRVKNSVKELLLHFRSSKQMSSGPAAEEGKAQGGLVNYEQYTAELKSVLGHSGKRKAPELLSDGPSFKRQANIHPHLLTPPQTPTSMDNMEETHKNDPKHDSSSDLLQNIINIKNESSPVSLNTVQVSWLHTVPSHGSPGEQYQDSPGTQAFSPSQKYQAFPDHTSQHMLDPPQHYQFPPSQNQDLSQSYPSDASLDYRPFASSDQSPGYQQNTFENHELQYCPSQSFSSLLNDSEGSEGISAPLQPMTHPQADVGPHAPNFSLLSNNICGSLERSASLATLNVSLPDQNITRNTTQLGKSFFQWQVEQEENKLANISQDQFLAKDADGDTFLHIAVAQGRRALSYVLARKMAALHMLDIKEHNGQSAFQVAVAANQHLIVQDLVSLGAQVNTTDCWGRTPLHVCAEKGHAQVLQAIQKGAMGSNQYVDLEATNYDGLTALHCAVLAHNAVLHELQNSQPPHSPEVQELLLRNKSLVETIKTLIQMGASVEAKDRKSGRSALHLAAEEANLELIRLFLELPNCLSFVNAKAYNGNTALHVAASLQYRVSQLDAVRLLMRKGADPSARNLENEQPVHLVPDGLVGEQVKKETKQPFPLVPSVPIFTKALFLS encoded by the exons ATGATCGTGGAGAGCAGCCGGGACGCGGCGCCCGATGGCGTcgacggcggcggcggtgggggcgGCGGCGCCCTCAGCAGCCCCATCAACCTCGCCTACTTCTACGGGGCCTCGCCCCACTCCAGCGAGGGCAGCTGCTCGCCGGCCCACTCCGCCCCGGGGTCGCCGGGCTCCGACTCGGACCTCTCGGTGAgcagccgcggcggcggccggagggacCCCCGGGGCGGTGCCCGCCCCGCGCTGCAAG TTGAACAGCACATGGCGGGGGGGAAGCAGCACAGAGGACCTTTCCAAGGGGTCCGCGTGAAGAACTCGGTGAAGGAGCTCCTGCTGCACTTCAGGAGCAGCAAGCAGATGTCCTCGGGCCCCGCCGCGGAGGAAGGCAAG GCACAAGGAGGATTGGTGAATTACGAGCAGTACACAG cagagctgaagagCGTACTAGGTCACAGTGGCAAAAGAAAGGCTCCCGAGCTCCTTTCTGATGGACCTTCTTTCAAACGGCAAGCTAATATTCACCCACACCTCCTG ACACCACCCCAGACCCCAACTTCTATGGATAACATGGAGGAGACGCATAAAAACGACCCAAAGCATGACAGCAGTTCTGACCTGCTTCAGAACATTATAAACATCAAGAATGAGTCAAGCCCCGTTTCTCTGAACACGGTGCAGGTTAGCTGGTTGCACACCGTCCCCAGTCACGGCTCGCCCGGAGAGCAGTACCAGGACAGCCCAGGAACACAGGCTTTCTCCCCATCCCAGAAGTACCAGGCGTTCCCAGATCACACCTCCCAGCACATGCTCGATCCACCGCAGCATTACCAGTTCCCTCCGTCGCAGAACCAGGATTTGTCACAGAGCTACCCTTCGGATGCCTCCCTGGACTACAGGCCATTTGCTTCCAGTGACCAGTCTCCTGGCTACCAGCAGAACACCTTTGAGAACCACGAGCTGCAGTACTGCCCATCACAGAGCTTCTCCTCCCTCTTGAATGACTCCGAAGGCTCAGAGGGcatctctgctcccctccagcccatGACCCACCCGCAGGCTGATGTTGGCCCCCATGCTCCGAACTTCAGCTTGCTTTCCAATAACATCTGTGGTAGTCTGGAGCGTAGTGCCTCTTTGGCGACTTTGAATGTCTCTCTGCCTGACCAAAACATCACCAGAAACACGACGCAGCTGGGCAAGTCGTTTTTTCAGTGgcaagtggagcaggaggaaaacaagctGGCGAACATCTCTCAAGACCAGTTCCTTGCAAAAGACGCGGATGGAGACAC cttccttcaCATTGCGGTTGCCCAGGGCCGACGAGCTCTCTCCTACGTCCTTGCGAGGAAGATGGCTGCCCTGCACATGCTGGATATTAAAGAGCACAACGGCCAG AGTGCTTTCCAGGTGGCTGTGGCTGCCAATCAGCATCTCATTGTGCAGGACCTGGTTAGCTTGGGGGCTCAAGTCAACACCACCGACTGCTGGGGCAGAACGCCGTTGCACGTTTGCGCTGAGAAGGGGCATGCCCAGGTCCTCCAG GCGATCCAAAAGGGAGCCATGGGAAGCAATCAGTATGTGGACCTCGAGGCAACAAACTATGATG GTTTGACGGCATTGCACTGTGCTGTTCTGGCCCATAATGCTGTGCTGCATGAGCTGCAAAACAGCCAGCCACCTCACTCCCCTGAggtccaggagctgctgctgagaaacAAGAGCCTGGTAGAAACCATCAAGACTCTAATACAAATGGGAGCATCTGTTGAAGCGAAA GATCGCAAAAGTGGTCGCTCAGCTTTACACTTGGCAGCAGAAGAAGCGAACTTAGAGCTCATTCGTCTCTTTTTGGAGCTGCCCAACTGCCTCTCTTTCGTTAACGCAAAG gcttacAATGGCAACACAGCACTCCACGTGGCTGCCAGCCTGCAGTATCGGGTGAGTCAGTTGGATGCTGTGCGCCTGCTAATGCGAAAGGGAGCTGATCCGAGTGCCAGAAACTTGGAGAATGAGCAGCCAGTTCATCTGGTTCCTGATGGCCTTGTAGGAGAAcaggtaaaaaaagaaaccaaacaaccctttcctctggtccctTCTGTCCCCATCTTCACAAAAGCCTTATTCCTCTCCTAA
- the NFKBIZ gene encoding NF-kappa-B inhibitor zeta isoform X2: protein MIVESSRDAAPDGVDGGGGGGGGALSSPINLAYFYGASPHSSEGSCSPAHSAPGSPGSDSDLSVSSRGGGRRDPRGGARPALQVEQHMAGGKQHRGPFQGVRVKNSVKELLLHFRSSKQMSSGPAAEEGKAQGGLVNYEQYTELKSVLGHSGKRKAPELLSDGPSFKRQANIHPHLLTPPQTPTSMDNMEETHKNDPKHDSSSDLLQNIINIKNESSPVSLNTVQVSWLHTVPSHGSPGEQYQDSPGTQAFSPSQKYQAFPDHTSQHMLDPPQHYQFPPSQNQDLSQSYPSDASLDYRPFASSDQSPGYQQNTFENHELQYCPSQSFSSLLNDSEGSEGISAPLQPMTHPQADVGPHAPNFSLLSNNICGSLERSASLATLNVSLPDQNITRNTTQLGKSFFQWQVEQEENKLANISQDQFLAKDADGDTFLHIAVAQGRRALSYVLARKMAALHMLDIKEHNGQSAFQVAVAANQHLIVQDLVSLGAQVNTTDCWGRTPLHVCAEKGHAQVLQAIQKGAMGSNQYVDLEATNYDGLTALHCAVLAHNAVLHELQNSQPPHSPEVQELLLRNKSLVETIKTLIQMGASVEAKDRKSGRSALHLAAEEANLELIRLFLELPNCLSFVNAKAYNGNTALHVAASLQYRVSQLDAVRLLMRKGADPSARNLENEQPVHLVPDGLVGEQVKKETKQPFPLVPSVPIFTKALFLS, encoded by the exons ATGATCGTGGAGAGCAGCCGGGACGCGGCGCCCGATGGCGTcgacggcggcggcggtgggggcgGCGGCGCCCTCAGCAGCCCCATCAACCTCGCCTACTTCTACGGGGCCTCGCCCCACTCCAGCGAGGGCAGCTGCTCGCCGGCCCACTCCGCCCCGGGGTCGCCGGGCTCCGACTCGGACCTCTCGGTGAgcagccgcggcggcggccggagggacCCCCGGGGCGGTGCCCGCCCCGCGCTGCAAG TTGAACAGCACATGGCGGGGGGGAAGCAGCACAGAGGACCTTTCCAAGGGGTCCGCGTGAAGAACTCGGTGAAGGAGCTCCTGCTGCACTTCAGGAGCAGCAAGCAGATGTCCTCGGGCCCCGCCGCGGAGGAAGGCAAG GCACAAGGAGGATTGGTGAATTACGAGCAGTACACAG agctgaagagCGTACTAGGTCACAGTGGCAAAAGAAAGGCTCCCGAGCTCCTTTCTGATGGACCTTCTTTCAAACGGCAAGCTAATATTCACCCACACCTCCTG ACACCACCCCAGACCCCAACTTCTATGGATAACATGGAGGAGACGCATAAAAACGACCCAAAGCATGACAGCAGTTCTGACCTGCTTCAGAACATTATAAACATCAAGAATGAGTCAAGCCCCGTTTCTCTGAACACGGTGCAGGTTAGCTGGTTGCACACCGTCCCCAGTCACGGCTCGCCCGGAGAGCAGTACCAGGACAGCCCAGGAACACAGGCTTTCTCCCCATCCCAGAAGTACCAGGCGTTCCCAGATCACACCTCCCAGCACATGCTCGATCCACCGCAGCATTACCAGTTCCCTCCGTCGCAGAACCAGGATTTGTCACAGAGCTACCCTTCGGATGCCTCCCTGGACTACAGGCCATTTGCTTCCAGTGACCAGTCTCCTGGCTACCAGCAGAACACCTTTGAGAACCACGAGCTGCAGTACTGCCCATCACAGAGCTTCTCCTCCCTCTTGAATGACTCCGAAGGCTCAGAGGGcatctctgctcccctccagcccatGACCCACCCGCAGGCTGATGTTGGCCCCCATGCTCCGAACTTCAGCTTGCTTTCCAATAACATCTGTGGTAGTCTGGAGCGTAGTGCCTCTTTGGCGACTTTGAATGTCTCTCTGCCTGACCAAAACATCACCAGAAACACGACGCAGCTGGGCAAGTCGTTTTTTCAGTGgcaagtggagcaggaggaaaacaagctGGCGAACATCTCTCAAGACCAGTTCCTTGCAAAAGACGCGGATGGAGACAC cttccttcaCATTGCGGTTGCCCAGGGCCGACGAGCTCTCTCCTACGTCCTTGCGAGGAAGATGGCTGCCCTGCACATGCTGGATATTAAAGAGCACAACGGCCAG AGTGCTTTCCAGGTGGCTGTGGCTGCCAATCAGCATCTCATTGTGCAGGACCTGGTTAGCTTGGGGGCTCAAGTCAACACCACCGACTGCTGGGGCAGAACGCCGTTGCACGTTTGCGCTGAGAAGGGGCATGCCCAGGTCCTCCAG GCGATCCAAAAGGGAGCCATGGGAAGCAATCAGTATGTGGACCTCGAGGCAACAAACTATGATG GTTTGACGGCATTGCACTGTGCTGTTCTGGCCCATAATGCTGTGCTGCATGAGCTGCAAAACAGCCAGCCACCTCACTCCCCTGAggtccaggagctgctgctgagaaacAAGAGCCTGGTAGAAACCATCAAGACTCTAATACAAATGGGAGCATCTGTTGAAGCGAAA GATCGCAAAAGTGGTCGCTCAGCTTTACACTTGGCAGCAGAAGAAGCGAACTTAGAGCTCATTCGTCTCTTTTTGGAGCTGCCCAACTGCCTCTCTTTCGTTAACGCAAAG gcttacAATGGCAACACAGCACTCCACGTGGCTGCCAGCCTGCAGTATCGGGTGAGTCAGTTGGATGCTGTGCGCCTGCTAATGCGAAAGGGAGCTGATCCGAGTGCCAGAAACTTGGAGAATGAGCAGCCAGTTCATCTGGTTCCTGATGGCCTTGTAGGAGAAcaggtaaaaaaagaaaccaaacaaccctttcctctggtccctTCTGTCCCCATCTTCACAAAAGCCTTATTCCTCTCCTAA
- the NFKBIZ gene encoding NF-kappa-B inhibitor zeta isoform X5, with the protein MAGGKQHRGPFQGVRVKNSVKELLLHFRSSKQMSSGPAAEEGKAQGGLVNYEQYTAELKSVLGHSGKRKAPELLSDGPSFKRQANIHPHLLTPPQTPTSMDNMEETHKNDPKHDSSSDLLQNIINIKNESSPVSLNTVQVSWLHTVPSHGSPGEQYQDSPGTQAFSPSQKYQAFPDHTSQHMLDPPQHYQFPPSQNQDLSQSYPSDASLDYRPFASSDQSPGYQQNTFENHELQYCPSQSFSSLLNDSEGSEGISAPLQPMTHPQADVGPHAPNFSLLSNNICGSLERSASLATLNVSLPDQNITRNTTQLGKSFFQWQVEQEENKLANISQDQFLAKDADGDTFLHIAVAQGRRALSYVLARKMAALHMLDIKEHNGQSAFQVAVAANQHLIVQDLVSLGAQVNTTDCWGRTPLHVCAEKGHAQVLQAIQKGAMGSNQYVDLEATNYDGLTALHCAVLAHNAVLHELQNSQPPHSPEVQELLLRNKSLVETIKTLIQMGASVEAKDRKSGRSALHLAAEEANLELIRLFLELPNCLSFVNAKAYNGNTALHVAASLQYRVSQLDAVRLLMRKGADPSARNLENEQPVHLVPDGLVGEQVKKETKQPFPLVPSVPIFTKALFLS; encoded by the exons ATGGCGGGGGGGAAGCAGCACAGAGGACCTTTCCAAGGGGTCCGCGTGAAGAACTCGGTGAAGGAGCTCCTGCTGCACTTCAGGAGCAGCAAGCAGATGTCCTCGGGCCCCGCCGCGGAGGAAGGCAAG GCACAAGGAGGATTGGTGAATTACGAGCAGTACACAG cagagctgaagagCGTACTAGGTCACAGTGGCAAAAGAAAGGCTCCCGAGCTCCTTTCTGATGGACCTTCTTTCAAACGGCAAGCTAATATTCACCCACACCTCCTG ACACCACCCCAGACCCCAACTTCTATGGATAACATGGAGGAGACGCATAAAAACGACCCAAAGCATGACAGCAGTTCTGACCTGCTTCAGAACATTATAAACATCAAGAATGAGTCAAGCCCCGTTTCTCTGAACACGGTGCAGGTTAGCTGGTTGCACACCGTCCCCAGTCACGGCTCGCCCGGAGAGCAGTACCAGGACAGCCCAGGAACACAGGCTTTCTCCCCATCCCAGAAGTACCAGGCGTTCCCAGATCACACCTCCCAGCACATGCTCGATCCACCGCAGCATTACCAGTTCCCTCCGTCGCAGAACCAGGATTTGTCACAGAGCTACCCTTCGGATGCCTCCCTGGACTACAGGCCATTTGCTTCCAGTGACCAGTCTCCTGGCTACCAGCAGAACACCTTTGAGAACCACGAGCTGCAGTACTGCCCATCACAGAGCTTCTCCTCCCTCTTGAATGACTCCGAAGGCTCAGAGGGcatctctgctcccctccagcccatGACCCACCCGCAGGCTGATGTTGGCCCCCATGCTCCGAACTTCAGCTTGCTTTCCAATAACATCTGTGGTAGTCTGGAGCGTAGTGCCTCTTTGGCGACTTTGAATGTCTCTCTGCCTGACCAAAACATCACCAGAAACACGACGCAGCTGGGCAAGTCGTTTTTTCAGTGgcaagtggagcaggaggaaaacaagctGGCGAACATCTCTCAAGACCAGTTCCTTGCAAAAGACGCGGATGGAGACAC cttccttcaCATTGCGGTTGCCCAGGGCCGACGAGCTCTCTCCTACGTCCTTGCGAGGAAGATGGCTGCCCTGCACATGCTGGATATTAAAGAGCACAACGGCCAG AGTGCTTTCCAGGTGGCTGTGGCTGCCAATCAGCATCTCATTGTGCAGGACCTGGTTAGCTTGGGGGCTCAAGTCAACACCACCGACTGCTGGGGCAGAACGCCGTTGCACGTTTGCGCTGAGAAGGGGCATGCCCAGGTCCTCCAG GCGATCCAAAAGGGAGCCATGGGAAGCAATCAGTATGTGGACCTCGAGGCAACAAACTATGATG GTTTGACGGCATTGCACTGTGCTGTTCTGGCCCATAATGCTGTGCTGCATGAGCTGCAAAACAGCCAGCCACCTCACTCCCCTGAggtccaggagctgctgctgagaaacAAGAGCCTGGTAGAAACCATCAAGACTCTAATACAAATGGGAGCATCTGTTGAAGCGAAA GATCGCAAAAGTGGTCGCTCAGCTTTACACTTGGCAGCAGAAGAAGCGAACTTAGAGCTCATTCGTCTCTTTTTGGAGCTGCCCAACTGCCTCTCTTTCGTTAACGCAAAG gcttacAATGGCAACACAGCACTCCACGTGGCTGCCAGCCTGCAGTATCGGGTGAGTCAGTTGGATGCTGTGCGCCTGCTAATGCGAAAGGGAGCTGATCCGAGTGCCAGAAACTTGGAGAATGAGCAGCCAGTTCATCTGGTTCCTGATGGCCTTGTAGGAGAAcaggtaaaaaaagaaaccaaacaaccctttcctctggtccctTCTGTCCCCATCTTCACAAAAGCCTTATTCCTCTCCTAA